The following proteins are encoded in a genomic region of Stutzerimonas balearica DSM 6083:
- the metG gene encoding methionine--tRNA ligase, with the protein MSEARKILVTSALPYANGSIHLGHMLEYIQTDMWVRFQKLRGNQCVYVCADDAHGSAIMLRAEKEGITPEQLIANVQAEHSADFADFLVDFDNFYSTHSDENRELAELIYTRLHDAGHIATRSVTQYFDPEKGMFLADRFIKGTCPKCGAEDQYGDNCEKCGATYEPTELKDPRSAISGATPVLKDSKHFFFKLPDFEAMLKEWTRGGALQESVANKIAEWLDGGLQEWDISRDAPYFGFEIPGEPGKYFYVWLDAPIGYMASFRNLCNRRPELSFDAFWSKDSSAELYHFIGKDIINFHTLFWPAMLEGAGFRKPTAVNVHGYLTVNGQKMSKSRGTFIKARTYLEHLNPEYLRYYYASKLGRGVDDLDLNLEDFVQKVNSDLVGKVVNIASRCAGFIHKGNGGVMVDADPEPELWAAFQAAAPSIADAYEARDFARAMREIMHLADRANAWIADKAPWALNKVEGKQAEVQEICALGINLFRQLVIFLKPVLPNLAAAAERFLNVEPLSWSDHAAPLANHSLNAFTPLMTRIEPAKIDAMIEASKEDLAAQATEAVAQGNGELIKEPLAPEINFDAFAAVDLRIALIEKAEFVEGADKLLRLTLDIGDAKRNVFSGIKSAYPEPSKLEGRLTLYVANLAPRKMKFGLSEGMVLAAGPGGSEIYLLSPDAGAKPGQRVM; encoded by the coding sequence ATGTCCGAAGCCCGCAAGATCCTCGTCACCAGCGCCCTGCCCTACGCCAACGGCTCGATCCACCTCGGCCACATGCTCGAGTACATCCAGACCGACATGTGGGTGCGCTTCCAGAAGCTGCGCGGCAACCAATGTGTGTACGTCTGCGCCGATGACGCGCACGGCTCGGCGATCATGCTGCGCGCCGAAAAGGAAGGCATCACGCCGGAGCAGCTGATCGCCAACGTGCAAGCCGAGCACAGTGCCGATTTCGCCGACTTTCTGGTCGACTTCGACAACTTCTATTCGACGCATTCGGATGAGAACCGTGAGCTCGCCGAGCTGATCTACACGCGCCTGCACGATGCGGGGCACATAGCGACGCGCTCGGTGACCCAGTATTTCGACCCCGAGAAAGGCATGTTCCTCGCCGACCGCTTCATCAAAGGCACGTGCCCGAAGTGCGGCGCCGAAGATCAGTACGGCGACAACTGCGAGAAGTGCGGTGCGACCTACGAGCCGACCGAACTGAAAGATCCGCGATCGGCGATCTCCGGCGCCACCCCGGTGCTCAAGGACTCCAAGCACTTCTTCTTCAAGCTGCCCGACTTCGAGGCGATGCTCAAGGAATGGACCCGCGGCGGCGCGCTGCAAGAGTCGGTGGCCAACAAGATCGCCGAGTGGCTCGATGGTGGCCTGCAGGAATGGGACATCTCCCGCGACGCCCCCTACTTCGGCTTCGAGATCCCCGGCGAGCCGGGCAAGTACTTCTACGTCTGGCTGGATGCACCGATCGGCTACATGGCGAGCTTCCGGAATCTCTGCAATCGCCGCCCCGAACTGTCCTTCGACGCTTTCTGGAGCAAGGACTCGAGTGCCGAGCTGTACCACTTCATCGGCAAGGACATCATCAACTTCCATACGCTGTTCTGGCCGGCCATGCTCGAGGGCGCGGGCTTCCGCAAGCCGACCGCGGTGAACGTGCACGGCTACCTGACGGTGAATGGGCAGAAAATGTCCAAGTCGCGCGGCACCTTCATCAAGGCGCGCACCTATCTTGAGCACCTCAATCCCGAATACCTGCGCTACTACTACGCCTCCAAGCTCGGCCGTGGCGTCGACGACCTCGACCTGAACCTCGAGGATTTCGTGCAGAAGGTCAATTCCGACCTGGTCGGAAAGGTGGTCAACATCGCCAGCCGCTGCGCCGGCTTCATCCACAAGGGCAATGGCGGCGTGATGGTCGACGCCGATCCCGAGCCGGAACTCTGGGCAGCCTTCCAGGCCGCCGCGCCGAGCATCGCTGATGCCTACGAAGCGCGCGACTTCGCCCGAGCCATGCGCGAGATCATGCATCTGGCCGACCGCGCCAATGCCTGGATCGCCGACAAGGCGCCCTGGGCACTGAACAAGGTCGAGGGCAAGCAGGCCGAGGTACAGGAAATCTGCGCACTGGGTATCAACCTGTTCCGCCAGCTGGTCATATTCCTCAAGCCCGTGCTGCCCAATCTGGCCGCTGCCGCCGAGCGATTCCTCAACGTCGAGCCGCTCAGCTGGTCGGACCACGCAGCGCCTCTGGCCAACCACTCGCTCAACGCCTTTACCCCACTGATGACTCGCATCGAGCCCGCAAAGATAGACGCCATGATCGAAGCCTCCAAAGAAGACCTCGCCGCCCAGGCCACCGAAGCAGTTGCCCAAGGTAACGGCGAGCTGATCAAGGAGCCGCTGGCGCCGGAAATCAACTTCGACGCCTTCGCTGCGGTGGATCTGCGCATAGCCCTGATCGAGAAGGCCGAGTTCGTCGAGGGAGCCGACAAGCTGCTGCGCCTGACCCTGGACATCGGCGACGCCAAGCGCAACGTGTTCTCGGGCATCAAGAGTGCCTATCCGGAACCGAGCAAGCTGGAAGGCCGACTGACGCTTTACGTCGCCAACCTGGCACCGCGCAAGATGAAGTTCGGCCTGTCCGAAGGCATGGTGCTGGCCGCAGGCCCGGGCGGCAGCGAGATCTACCTGCTTAGCCCGGACGCCGGCGCCAAACCTGGCCAGCGCGTCATGTAA
- a CDS encoding cysteine-rich CWC family protein: MREPIDPSRCPLCGQPNQCAECEPGAEQPCWCVSLTIPASTLDRLPDALRNRACLCLRCARSEPCSDA; the protein is encoded by the coding sequence ATGCGCGAACCTATCGATCCTTCACGCTGCCCGCTGTGCGGCCAGCCCAACCAGTGCGCCGAATGCGAACCCGGCGCGGAACAGCCTTGCTGGTGCGTGTCGCTGACCATTCCAGCCAGCACCCTCGACCGCCTCCCCGACGCGCTCAGAAACCGGGCCTGTCTCTGCCTCCGCTGCGCCCGCAGCGAGCCCTGCAGCGACGCCTGA
- a CDS encoding pseudouridine synthase — translation MRLDRYLASRAQLSRQDVRRLLAEGRARVNGNVALETDREIRIFDRIELDGELLQPGKAARYVMLHKPAGCVSATHDTTHRTVLDLIDEPEKHDLHIAGRLDFNTTGLMLLTNDGHWSRRLTQPSSRQGKVYLVETEDEILPECIPAFARGLYFRFENLTTLPAQLTLLGPRQARLTLHEGRYHQVKRMFGHFNNRVTTLHRESMGPLQLDPALPAGSHRPLTEQEVAQI, via the coding sequence ATGCGACTCGACCGCTACCTCGCCAGCCGCGCACAACTCAGCCGCCAAGACGTCCGCCGCCTGCTGGCCGAAGGGCGGGCGCGGGTGAATGGCAATGTCGCACTGGAGACGGATCGAGAAATACGGATCTTCGACCGCATCGAACTCGATGGCGAACTGCTGCAGCCTGGGAAAGCCGCTCGCTATGTGATGCTGCACAAGCCGGCCGGCTGCGTTAGCGCGACGCACGACACAACCCACAGGACCGTGCTGGATCTTATCGACGAACCAGAGAAGCACGACCTGCACATCGCCGGGCGCCTGGACTTCAACACAACGGGGCTGATGCTGCTCACCAACGACGGTCACTGGTCGCGCCGCCTGACCCAACCGAGCAGCCGGCAAGGCAAGGTCTACCTGGTCGAAACCGAGGACGAGATTTTGCCGGAGTGCATCCCGGCCTTTGCCAGAGGCCTCTACTTCCGCTTCGAGAACCTCACGACTCTGCCCGCTCAACTCACGCTGCTCGGCCCGCGTCAGGCCCGACTGACCCTGCACGAAGGGCGCTACCATCAGGTCAAACGTATGTTCGGCCATTTCAACAATCGCGTGACCACGCTGCACCGCGAGAGCATGGGCCCACTGCAGCTCGACCCGGCGCTCCCGGCCGGCAGCCATCGCCCGCTGACTGAGCAAGAGGTTGCGCAGATCTAG
- a CDS encoding tyrosine-type recombinase/integrase, with protein sequence MALSDLAVRQAKATGKAYTLPDLDGLSLAVTAAGGRTWHFRYYWAGKQKRMSLGTYPEVTLREARSLRDEARALLAKGTNPRDHRKQKRTAVRLADENTFEAVYRKWLKHRGLSLKEGRQTTLSILPRIFDKDVLPTLGKQSIYEIKRPDLLEVIARIEKRRALSVAEKVRTWFNQLFRYALVIVPGLEQNPAFDLDVVALPLPPVNHNPFLRMAELPRLLQRLRSYRGRRQTQLGLRLLLLTGVRTGELRQAMPDQFDLDRGLWIIPPDVVKQLQVDMRKKRQQPKDIPPYIVPLSIQAMEIVRHLLDEFKPAQRYLFRHDSDLKKRISENTLNGALKRMGYQERLTGHGIRGTMSTALNEIGYPKVWVDAQLSHVDPNKVSATYNHAAYVEQRRRMMQDWADRLDLFEQNQVEAASMPLTVHLEGVPAFPTEQTASAPSTPVAASPSLLVTKPGDAMPLVSAAAHRLPAVPPQRSAAPLVPSDIQRERMDLFDVFEAPHNLPVAAFAKIAGKSRRWISYEIQAGNLLALNVGNRGQRVPDWHLDPLKHELIQSVLKLTRGADPWQIYHALLQPRSMLRGRSALEGVTASNLDKLVMAVSTAVKESEWTPLRVGVV encoded by the coding sequence ATGGCACTCTCAGACCTGGCCGTTCGACAGGCCAAGGCGACTGGCAAGGCATACACCCTCCCTGACCTGGATGGCCTCTCCCTGGCCGTCACCGCTGCCGGTGGCAGGACTTGGCACTTCCGCTACTACTGGGCGGGCAAGCAGAAGCGGATGTCGCTCGGCACCTACCCGGAGGTGACGCTTCGCGAGGCCCGCAGCCTGCGCGATGAAGCGCGCGCCCTGCTGGCCAAAGGCACCAATCCTCGCGATCACCGCAAGCAGAAGCGCACCGCTGTCCGGCTCGCCGACGAAAACACCTTCGAGGCGGTGTATCGCAAGTGGCTCAAGCATCGCGGGCTCAGCCTCAAGGAAGGCCGGCAGACGACTCTCTCGATCCTTCCGCGCATCTTCGACAAGGATGTGCTGCCGACCTTGGGCAAGCAGTCGATCTATGAGATCAAGCGGCCCGACCTCCTGGAGGTGATCGCCAGGATCGAGAAGCGCAGGGCGCTCTCCGTCGCCGAGAAAGTCAGGACGTGGTTCAACCAACTGTTCCGCTACGCGCTGGTGATCGTGCCGGGCCTGGAGCAGAACCCCGCCTTCGATCTCGATGTGGTGGCGCTGCCGCTGCCACCCGTCAACCACAACCCGTTCCTGCGCATGGCCGAGCTGCCAAGGCTGTTGCAGCGGCTGCGCAGCTATCGCGGCCGGCGGCAGACCCAGCTCGGGCTGCGGCTATTGCTGCTGACCGGCGTGCGAACCGGAGAGCTGCGGCAGGCGATGCCGGATCAATTCGATCTGGACCGAGGGCTGTGGATCATCCCGCCCGACGTCGTGAAGCAACTCCAGGTGGATATGCGCAAGAAGCGGCAGCAGCCGAAGGACATCCCGCCCTACATCGTGCCGCTGTCGATTCAGGCCATGGAGATCGTCCGGCACCTGCTCGATGAGTTCAAGCCGGCCCAGCGCTACCTGTTCCGGCACGACAGCGACCTGAAGAAGCGCATCAGCGAGAACACGCTCAATGGTGCGCTCAAACGCATGGGCTATCAGGAACGCCTGACCGGACACGGTATCCGTGGCACGATGTCCACTGCGCTCAACGAGATCGGCTACCCGAAAGTCTGGGTGGATGCACAGCTTTCGCATGTCGATCCCAACAAGGTCAGCGCGACCTACAACCATGCCGCGTACGTGGAGCAGCGTCGACGCATGATGCAGGACTGGGCCGATCGCCTCGACCTCTTCGAGCAGAACCAGGTCGAGGCGGCCAGCATGCCGCTCACCGTGCATCTGGAAGGCGTGCCCGCATTCCCCACTGAGCAAACCGCAAGCGCGCCCTCTACGCCGGTTGCCGCTTCGCCAAGCCTGCTCGTGACGAAGCCGGGTGACGCCATGCCGTTGGTTTCTGCCGCCGCACATCGGCTGCCGGCAGTGCCGCCCCAGCGATCGGCCGCGCCGCTGGTACCTTCGGACATTCAGCGCGAGAGAATGGATTTGTTCGATGTCTTCGAAGCGCCGCACAACCTTCCCGTCGCTGCGTTTGCCAAGATAGCGGGCAAATCCCGCAGGTGGATCAGCTATGAGATCCAGGCGGGCAACTTGCTGGCTTTGAACGTGGGCAACCGCGGCCAGCGCGTGCCGGACTGGCACCTCGACCCGCTCAAGCACGAGCTGATCCAGTCTGTCCTGAAGCTGACCAGGGGTGCGGACCCTTGGCAGATCTACCATGCACTGCTGCAGCCGCGCTCGATGCTGCGGGGGCGCTCGGCACTGGAGGGCGTGACTGCCAGCAATCTCGACAAGCTCGTCATGGCCGTGAGCACAGCGGTGAAGGAAAGCGAATGGACCCCGCTGCGGGTCGGGGTCGTGTAG
- a CDS encoding 2Fe-2S iron-sulfur cluster-binding protein, translating into MELLVLPNNRRLPFDSGANLLEVLREHRVGISYSCMSGRCGTCRCRVIDGSVISSAAKSGDSNRIEEHYVLACQSVLTSNCAIEIIDSDDIVTHPARIIKGMVVAVESPTHDIRRIRIRLAKPFEFSPGQYAMLQFSPEHVRPYSMAGLPDDQEMEFHIRKVPGGRVTEYIFEHVREGTSIKLSGPLGTAYLRQAHTGPMLCVGGGTGLAPVLSIVRGALKSGMTNPIHLYFGVRSQQDLYDADRLNQLAAIHPQLTVHTVIATGPINEGQRAGLITDLIEKDIPSLAGWRAYLCGAPAMVDALCTVAKDLGISPEHIYADAFYPSGV; encoded by the coding sequence ATGGAACTTCTCGTACTACCGAACAATCGCCGCTTGCCTTTTGATTCCGGTGCCAACCTTTTGGAAGTGCTCCGTGAGCACCGTGTGGGTATTTCCTACAGCTGTATGTCTGGACGATGCGGTACTTGCCGCTGCCGAGTTATAGATGGCAGCGTCATTAGTTCGGCGGCGAAAAGCGGTGACTCAAATCGCATCGAAGAGCATTATGTACTCGCCTGTCAGTCAGTGCTCACCAGCAATTGCGCAATTGAGATCATAGACTCAGACGACATAGTCACTCACCCGGCGCGAATCATCAAAGGCATGGTTGTCGCCGTCGAGTCGCCCACTCACGATATTCGCCGCATCCGCATTCGCCTCGCCAAGCCCTTCGAGTTCTCACCCGGACAGTACGCGATGCTACAGTTCAGTCCCGAACATGTGCGTCCATATTCAATGGCTGGTCTGCCAGATGACCAAGAAATGGAGTTCCATATCCGCAAAGTGCCGGGCGGGCGTGTCACGGAGTATATTTTCGAGCACGTCCGCGAAGGTACAAGCATTAAGTTGAGTGGGCCTCTTGGTACGGCCTATCTGCGTCAGGCTCACACCGGGCCGATGCTGTGTGTGGGCGGCGGGACCGGACTCGCACCGGTGCTGTCGATTGTTCGCGGCGCGCTGAAGTCGGGAATGACGAACCCCATCCACCTTTATTTCGGGGTGCGCAGTCAGCAAGACCTTTACGACGCAGACCGATTGAACCAACTCGCGGCTATCCACCCTCAACTGACTGTCCATACAGTGATCGCGACGGGCCCGATTAATGAGGGCCAGCGGGCCGGCCTAATTACCGATTTGATTGAAAAAGACATTCCCTCGCTGGCTGGGTGGAGAGCCTACCTGTGCGGCGCACCAGCGATGGTTGACGCTCTATGCACCGTCGCCAAAGATCTTGGAATATCGCCCGAGCATATTTATGCCGACGCCTTCTATCCCAGCGGGGTCTGA
- the ndoA gene encoding naphthalene 1,2-dioxygenase system ferredoxin NdoA, whose protein sequence is MTEKWIDAVALYEIPEGDVLGVTVEGKELALYEVEGEIYATDNLCTHGAARMSDGFLEGREIECPLHQGRFDVCTGRALCAPVTQNIKTYPVKIEGQRVMIDLS, encoded by the coding sequence ATGACAGAAAAATGGATTGACGCAGTCGCTCTTTATGAAATCCCTGAAGGTGACGTCCTCGGCGTGACAGTCGAAGGTAAGGAACTAGCGCTGTATGAAGTGGAAGGCGAAATCTACGCTACCGACAACCTGTGCACACATGGTGCTGCCCGCATGAGTGATGGCTTTCTAGAAGGCAGAGAAATTGAATGTCCTTTGCATCAAGGTAGATTTGATGTTTGCACAGGCAGGGCCTTGTGCGCCCCTGTGACACAGAACATCAAAACATACCCGGTGAAGATTGAGGGCCAGCGTGTGATGATTGATTTGAGCTGA
- a CDS encoding aromatic ring-hydroxylating oxygenase subunit alpha has translation MNYKNKNLVSESGLTQKHLIHGDEELFQRELETIFARNWLFLTHDSLIPSPGDYVTAKMGVDEVIVSRQNDGSIRAFLNVCRHRGKTLVHAEAGNAKGFVCSYHGWGFGANGELQSVPFEKELYGEALDKKCMGLKEVARVESFHGFIYGCFDEEAPSLKDYMGDAGWYLEPMFKHSGGLELIGPPGKVIIKANWKAPAENFVGDAYHVGWTHAASLRTGQSVFSSLAGNAALPPEGAGLQMTSKYGSGMGVLWDGYSGVHSADLVPELMAFGGAKQERLNKEIGEVRARIYRSHLNGTVFPNNSFLTCSGVFKVWHPIDANTTEVWTYAMVEKDMPEDLKRRLVDAVQRTFGPAGFWESDDNDNMETESQNAKKYQSRDGDLVSNLGFGGDVYGDEVYPGIVGKSAIGETSYRGFYRAYGAHISSSSWAEFEDVSKNWHTELAKTTDR, from the coding sequence ATGAATTACAAAAATAAAAACTTGGTGAGTGAATCTGGGCTGACCCAAAAACACCTGATTCATGGCGACGAAGAACTTTTCCAGCGCGAACTGGAAACCATTTTTGCTCGGAACTGGCTTTTCCTGACTCATGACAGCCTGATTCCGTCCCCTGGCGACTATGTTACGGCAAAAATGGGGGTTGATGAGGTTATCGTCTCCAGGCAGAACGACGGTTCGATTCGTGCTTTCCTGAACGTTTGTCGTCACCGTGGCAAGACGCTGGTACACGCAGAAGCAGGTAATGCTAAAGGTTTCGTTTGCAGCTATCACGGCTGGGGCTTCGGCGCTAACGGTGAACTGCAGAGCGTCCCGTTTGAAAAAGAACTGTATGGCGAGGCGCTCGACAAGAAATGTATGGGATTGAAAGAAGTCGCTCGTGTAGAGAGCTTCCATGGCTTCATCTATGGTTGCTTCGATGAGGAAGCCCCTTCTCTCAAAGACTACATGGGGGACGCTGGCTGGTACCTGGAGCCTATGTTTAAGCATTCCGGAGGGCTAGAACTGATCGGTCCTCCAGGAAAGGTCATAATCAAGGCTAACTGGAAAGCGCCCGCGGAAAACTTTGTGGGGGATGCGTACCACGTGGGTTGGACGCATGCGGCTTCGCTTCGCACAGGGCAGTCGGTCTTCTCGTCGTTAGCTGGCAACGCAGCTTTGCCCCCAGAAGGTGCAGGTCTGCAAATGACCTCCAAATACGGCAGCGGCATGGGTGTGTTGTGGGACGGATATTCAGGCGTGCACAGCGCAGACCTGGTTCCGGAATTGATGGCCTTCGGCGGTGCTAAGCAGGAACGGCTGAACAAAGAAATTGGCGAGGTTCGCGCACGAATCTATCGTAGCCACCTCAACGGCACCGTTTTCCCGAACAACAGTTTTCTGACCTGCTCGGGTGTCTTCAAGGTATGGCACCCGATCGACGCAAATACCACTGAGGTATGGACCTACGCCATGGTCGAAAAAGACATGCCCGAGGATCTCAAGCGCCGCTTGGTCGACGCGGTTCAGAGAACGTTTGGGCCTGCTGGCTTCTGGGAAAGCGACGACAACGACAATATGGAAACGGAATCGCAAAACGCCAAGAAATATCAGTCCAGAGATGGCGATCTGGTTTCCAACCTGGGTTTCGGCGGGGACGTATACGGCGACGAGGTTTATCCTGGCATCGTCGGCAAATCGGCGATTGGCGAGACCAGTTATCGTGGCTTCTATCGGGCTTACGGCGCGCACATCAGCAGCTCTAGCTGGGCTGAATTCGAGGATGTCTCTAAAAATTGGCATACCGAACTGGCAAAGACTACTGATCGCTAA
- a CDS encoding aromatic-ring-hydroxylating dioxygenase subunit beta, translated as MMINIQEDKLVSAHDAEEFLRFFNSGDEALQQEATTLLTREAHLLDIQAYRAWLEHCVDSEVKYQIISRELRSASERRYQLNETMNIFNENYEQLEVRVAHQLDPQNWGNSPKVRFTRFITNIQAAMDENEDLLHIRSNLIVHRARRGNQVDVFYATREDKWKRGEDGARKLVQRLIDYPERTFQTHNVMIFM; from the coding sequence ATGATGATTAATATTCAGGAAGACAAGCTTGTCTCCGCCCACGACGCCGAAGAGTTTCTTCGTTTCTTCAATTCCGGCGACGAGGCTTTGCAACAAGAAGCTACCACGTTGCTAACCCGGGAAGCGCATCTTTTAGACATTCAGGCTTACCGCGCCTGGTTAGAGCACTGCGTGGACTCAGAGGTGAAATATCAGATTATCTCACGCGAACTGCGCTCAGCTTCCGAGCGCCGTTACCAGCTCAATGAAACCATGAACATTTTCAACGAGAATTATGAACAACTGGAAGTTCGCGTAGCGCATCAACTGGATCCGCAAAACTGGGGCAATAGTCCAAAGGTGCGCTTTACTCGTTTCATCACAAATATCCAGGCTGCAATGGACGAAAATGAAGATTTGCTTCACATTCGCTCCAACCTAATTGTTCACCGAGCACGACGCGGCAATCAAGTCGATGTCTTCTATGCCACTCGGGAGGATAAATGGAAGCGCGGCGAAGATGGAGCGCGTAAGTTGGTCCAACGATTGATTGATTATCCAGAGCGCACATTCCAGACGCACAATGTGATGATCTTTATGTGA
- the hcaB gene encoding 3-(cis-5,6-dihydroxycyclohexa-1,3-dien-1-yl)propanoate dehydrogenase, with protein MSNQQVVSITGAGSGIGLALVRSFKSAGYCVSALVQNEEQKASLCNEFKDALEIVVGDVRDHATNEKLIKQTTDRFGHLDCFIANAGIWDYMLGIEEPWEKISSSFDEIFNINVKSYFSGIRAALQELKKTSGSVVMTASVSSHAVGAGGSCYIASKHAVLGMMKALAYELAPHIRVNAVAPGGTVTSLSGPASAGFDKTHMENMPGIEDMIKGLTPLGFAAKAEDVVAPYLLLASRDQGKFITGTVINIDGGMALGRK; from the coding sequence ATGAGCAATCAACAAGTCGTTTCGATAACCGGTGCTGGCTCAGGAATTGGTCTCGCACTGGTTCGATCCTTTAAGTCCGCCGGTTATTGCGTATCCGCTCTCGTACAAAACGAGGAGCAAAAGGCGAGCCTTTGCAATGAGTTCAAGGACGCACTCGAGATCGTCGTGGGCGATGTCCGGGACCACGCAACAAATGAGAAGCTGATAAAGCAAACAACCGATAGATTCGGCCATCTCGATTGTTTCATTGCAAATGCCGGTATTTGGGATTACATGCTTGGCATCGAAGAGCCTTGGGAGAAAATATCGAGCAGTTTTGATGAGATATTCAACATCAATGTCAAGAGCTATTTCAGCGGTATCAGGGCCGCCCTGCAGGAACTGAAAAAGACTAGCGGATCAGTGGTGATGACCGCTTCAGTGTCGTCCCATGCGGTCGGTGCTGGTGGTTCTTGCTACATCGCCAGCAAGCATGCGGTCCTGGGCATGATGAAAGCTTTGGCTTACGAATTGGCTCCCCACATTCGCGTCAACGCCGTAGCACCGGGCGGCACTGTGACGTCTCTGAGCGGTCCCGCAAGCGCCGGCTTCGACAAAACTCACATGGAAAACATGCCCGGTATCGAGGACATGATCAAGGGTCTAACGCCTCTTGGATTTGCAGCCAAGGCCGAAGACGTAGTGGCACCCTATTTGTTGTTGGCGTCGCGAGATCAAGGGAAATTCATTACCGGGACTGTCATTAATATAGATGGAGGGATGGCGCTCGGTCGCAAGTAG
- a CDS encoding aldehyde dehydrogenase, translating to MNTKLFINNVWVNSSDQQTFERKHPVSGEVMTECANSTVMDALKAAQAAQEAFQTWKTVGPSERRRLLLRVAEVMESKTPEFIEVMAKEVGASALWAGFNVQMSANVFREAASLATQIQGETIPTDKSDTLSMTLRQPVGPILSIVPWNGTAVLAARAIAYPLVCGNAVVFKGSEFSPATHALITQCVQEAGLPAGVLNYLNSSPDRSPEIADALISAKEIRRINFTGSTRVGSIIAQKAAQHLKRCLLELGGKSPLIVLDDADIDAAVKAAVFGSFLFQGQICMSTERLVVDEKIADEFVAKFAEKAKRLSAGDPCVTGDCIIGPMVSPNSGERINGLFKDAIDKGATVACGGMAQGAVMPATILDHVKSNMRIYDEETFGPITVVIRCNGEAEAIRIANDSAYGLSSGVFGRDINRALRVGMSIEYGSVHINGSTVQSEAQAPYGGTKNTGYGRFDGRAVIDEFTELKWLTIEPFEQQYPF from the coding sequence ATGAATACAAAATTGTTTATCAACAATGTCTGGGTCAATTCCAGTGACCAACAGACCTTCGAGCGAAAGCACCCCGTCAGTGGTGAGGTGATGACGGAGTGTGCAAACTCCACGGTGATGGATGCGTTAAAGGCCGCGCAAGCTGCCCAAGAGGCTTTCCAGACCTGGAAGACTGTTGGACCTTCGGAGCGTCGCCGCCTTCTGCTGAGGGTCGCTGAGGTTATGGAAAGTAAAACACCCGAGTTTATCGAAGTGATGGCCAAGGAGGTGGGAGCCTCCGCTCTTTGGGCCGGCTTCAATGTCCAGATGTCAGCCAATGTGTTCCGTGAAGCGGCATCGCTGGCTACACAAATTCAGGGGGAAACTATTCCGACAGACAAGTCTGACACGCTCTCAATGACGCTACGTCAGCCGGTCGGTCCGATCCTGAGCATCGTGCCGTGGAACGGCACCGCAGTGCTGGCGGCACGAGCCATCGCTTATCCGCTGGTCTGCGGCAACGCGGTGGTATTCAAAGGTTCTGAGTTTAGTCCCGCGACGCATGCCCTGATCACCCAGTGCGTGCAGGAAGCCGGGCTGCCTGCTGGCGTGCTCAACTATCTCAACTCTTCGCCTGACCGTTCGCCCGAGATCGCCGACGCACTGATCTCAGCCAAGGAGATCCGACGCATCAACTTCACGGGCTCCACCCGCGTGGGCAGTATTATCGCGCAGAAGGCCGCGCAACACCTCAAGCGCTGCCTGCTGGAGCTCGGTGGCAAGTCCCCACTTATTGTTCTGGATGACGCGGACATCGACGCAGCTGTCAAGGCAGCGGTGTTCGGTAGCTTCCTGTTCCAAGGTCAGATCTGCATGTCCACTGAGCGCTTGGTGGTTGATGAGAAGATCGCCGACGAATTTGTCGCCAAGTTTGCCGAAAAGGCCAAGCGTTTGAGCGCGGGCGACCCATGCGTAACTGGCGACTGCATCATCGGCCCAATGGTCTCGCCAAATTCAGGCGAGCGGATCAATGGTTTGTTCAAGGACGCGATCGACAAAGGAGCCACAGTTGCCTGCGGCGGCATGGCCCAAGGTGCGGTCATGCCGGCCACGATCCTGGATCACGTCAAATCCAACATGCGGATCTACGATGAGGAGACCTTCGGTCCCATCACTGTGGTGATCCGTTGCAACGGCGAAGCAGAGGCCATTCGCATTGCCAACGACAGCGCCTATGGCCTGTCGTCGGGCGTATTTGGCCGCGACATCAACCGTGCTTTGCGCGTGGGCATGTCCATCGAATATGGTTCAGTGCACATTAACGGATCGACTGTCCAAAGCGAGGCGCAGGCTCCATACGGAGGCACTAAGAACACTGGCTACGGGCGCTTCGACGGCCGTGCTGTGATCGATGAGTTCACAGAGCTCAAGTGGCTGACCATCGAGCCTTTCGAGCAGCAGTATCCCTTCTAA